The DNA sequence GCAAGTTTTCCATCCGAGAGATCTTCAAGCCCAACGGCATCTACGGGAAATGGAACCTGCGAGGCATCGGCGCCTACGTGGCGGGTTTCGTGGCGATGCTGCCGTTCTCCAACACCGGAATTTACACCGGCTACATCGCCGCAAAGCTAGACGGTGCGGATGTCAGCATGCTGGTCGGTCTGGCAGTGTCGGCAGTGGTCTATTGGTGGCTGTGCCGCTCGCAGAATATCCATGAAGAGCTGTCGCGGATCGACGGCTTGGACAAAGGTCTGGAAACCGGTATTTAAGCAGCACTCACCGCCCGCAACGGGCGGTGAGTTCCTTCACGGATGTGCTTCTTGGCTCATGCTCATGTGCTCTTGCTTACTGCTCGATTCGCCCGCCGAATTAATTCCTGCGCCTGACGCCTCGAAAAGTTGCTAAATTGGCGCGTCGTTCAGTGCGCCGGCCTGTCTTTACGGCCTGACGGCGGACAAGGATTTGATTTAGGGCAGCTCGATGAGTAGCGAAACCAGTATGTCTGAAGTAAAGAAACGCCGAACGCGAATAGACCCCGAGACGCGCCGCAAGGCCATTGTCGAAGCCACGATGCGCTGCATCACCCGGTTCGGTCATTCCGGAAGCACCATTGAGCGTATCTGTGCCGAGGCCGGCATTTCGATTGGGTTGATCGGTCATCACTTTTCCAGCAAGGAAGAGTTGATGCTGTCCACCTATCAGGAGTTGACCAATCAACTGCGCGAAGAAACCCGCAAGTACATGGAGGTTCGAGGCAGTTCAGCTGAGGATCGGCTGTTGGCGATTATTCGCTCCTCGTTCAGGGGCAAGATCTTCAACGAATTCATCCTGACTACCTGGCTGGGCTTCTGGGGCGCCGCGGTTTCGTCCGAACAGCTGCGCGCGCTGAACAAAAAGCTCTACAGCGATTATCGCAAGGAGCTGGAGTCAGTATTCCGCGAGATCGCCGCCGAGCAGGGGATCGAGATCGATGCAAAGGCCGGGGCGTTGACCATTACTGCCCTCATCGACGGTTTCTGGTTGGAGTGGGCGCTCGATCACAAAGCCTTCAGCGCCAAAAAAGCGGAAAAGTGCTGCGTTATGACGGCTCAGTTATTTATCAAAAGTTCACAATTGCTGGGTTGAGAGAGTGCCGGGCACTACGTTCAGGATTTCCTGCGTAGTGCCCAGGCTCCAGAGCTACAGGGCGTTCTCAATCAGGCCAGCCAAATGACGGCAGAGACAAGGCTCAACATCGCTTAGCTGTGCTGGGCAGACGCCTTAAGCAGGCGCTCGAGTTCGTGAACGCGTGACTCCAGTGCCAGGCGACTGGTGCGGCTAGCCGTCACATCGTCGATCACGCTGATCAGATGCTCCGGCGTGCCATCCTGCGAGTTACGCTGCACGGAGGTTTTCACGTTGGCCCAGATGATATGGCCATCCTTGCAGCGCAAGCGTT is a window from the Pseudomonas sp. LS1212 genome containing:
- the betI gene encoding transcriptional regulator BetI codes for the protein MSEVKKRRTRIDPETRRKAIVEATMRCITRFGHSGSTIERICAEAGISIGLIGHHFSSKEELMLSTYQELTNQLREETRKYMEVRGSSAEDRLLAIIRSSFRGKIFNEFILTTWLGFWGAAVSSEQLRALNKKLYSDYRKELESVFREIAAEQGIEIDAKAGALTITALIDGFWLEWALDHKAFSAKKAEKCCVMTAQLFIKSSQLLG